Proteins co-encoded in one Deltaproteobacteria bacterium genomic window:
- the ychF gene encoding redox-regulated ATPase YchF encodes MGFRCGIVGLPNVGKSTIFNALTAAAAEVASYPFCTIEPNAGIVPVPDERLDVLARLIKPKRVTPTTLEFFDIAGLVKGASKGEGLGNQFLAHIRGVDAIAHVVRCFTNDDIAHVYGTINPRRDVEVVDTELILADLEVVQRRLEKLGRLLRLGERGTQEESRLLEGIKETLERGQRAGEFLRAAGKSLPPDLQLLTAKPTLYVANVEDAGGEEQNQYLKDLQEAARAEDIPVVVITGRLEAEIAQLNQGEREEFRQELGLKDSGLKRLVQVGYDILGLITFFTTVNLDLRAWTVPSGTPVLQAAGKIHSDMERGFIRAEVISFEDFLGCGSEQVTRERGLLRSEGKDYSVQDGDIIHFRFHV; translated from the coding sequence ATGGGATTTAGATGCGGCATAGTGGGACTTCCCAATGTGGGAAAGTCGACCATCTTCAACGCCTTGACGGCGGCAGCGGCAGAAGTGGCCAGCTATCCCTTCTGCACTATCGAACCCAATGCAGGGATCGTCCCTGTCCCCGACGAGAGGTTAGATGTTTTAGCCCGTCTGATCAAACCCAAAAGGGTCACCCCCACCACATTGGAATTCTTCGACATCGCAGGGCTGGTCAAGGGGGCCAGCAAGGGGGAGGGGCTGGGGAACCAGTTTTTGGCGCATATAAGGGGGGTAGATGCCATCGCCCATGTGGTCAGGTGTTTTACAAACGATGATATAGCCCATGTATACGGTACCATAAATCCCCGACGAGATGTAGAGGTAGTAGATACTGAGCTCATCTTGGCCGATTTAGAGGTGGTGCAGAGAAGGCTGGAAAAATTGGGGCGGCTCCTCCGGCTGGGCGAGAGGGGGACACAGGAGGAATCCCGCCTTTTAGAAGGGATCAAGGAGACCCTGGAAAGGGGACAAAGGGCGGGGGAATTTCTCAGAGCAGCGGGGAAATCCCTACCCCCAGACCTCCAACTCCTCACCGCCAAGCCGACCCTTTATGTGGCCAATGTGGAGGATGCGGGTGGGGAAGAGCAGAACCAGTACTTAAAGGATCTACAGGAGGCGGCCCGGGCCGAAGATATCCCCGTGGTAGTCATTACAGGAAGGCTGGAGGCGGAAATCGCCCAGCTAAATCAGGGGGAAAGAGAGGAGTTTCGCCAAGAATTGGGGCTGAAGGATTCCGGCCTAAAACGACTGGTACAGGTGGGTTACGATATCCTCGGCCTCATAACCTTTTTCACCACGGTAAACTTAGATCTCAGGGCATGGACAGTCCCCAGCGGAACCCCTGTCCTGCAGGCCGCCGGAAAGATCCATAGTGATATGGAACGGGGGTTCATCAGGGCCGAGGTGATCTCCTTTGAGGACTTCCTGGGTTGTGGTTCAGAACAAGTAACCAGGGAGAGGGGGCTTCTGAGATCGGAGGGGAAGGATTATTCGGTTCAGGATGGGGACATCATCCACTTTAGGTTCCATGTCTGA
- a CDS encoding YdcF family protein, with protein sequence MVKQERSSLIYPKEREKEERRKRRWILWIILAVVVIQLIAYRQHILTAFGRYLIYQEPPQKADVIAILANWGDTIVRARGGADLYKRGLAKRIFISRVERMEGLEEVKKQGIFIPENRDLAIIVLEGLGVPLAAIETSKQEVTSTREEAKEVRNFIEKRGYKSVLLVTSKYHSRRAHLIFKDTLKEKAKVISVPSPYDSYNPEGWWKREKDWKRVILEYQKLLLYYWRKVF encoded by the coding sequence ATGGTGAAACAGGAAAGGTCCTCTCTGATCTATCCCAAAGAAAGGGAAAAGGAGGAGAGGAGAAAAAGAAGGTGGATCCTTTGGATCATCCTAGCTGTTGTTGTCATTCAACTTATTGCCTATCGTCAACACATTCTCACCGCCTTCGGCAGATATCTGATCTACCAAGAACCTCCCCAAAAGGCCGACGTGATCGCCATCTTGGCCAATTGGGGAGACACCATTGTCAGGGCCAGAGGCGGAGCCGATCTCTATAAAAGGGGCCTGGCCAAGAGGATCTTTATCTCCAGGGTAGAGAGGATGGAGGGCCTGGAGGAGGTAAAAAAACAGGGGATATTCATCCCGGAAAACAGGGATCTGGCCATTATCGTCCTAGAGGGGCTAGGGGTCCCTTTGGCTGCTATCGAGACATCCAAACAGGAGGTCACCAGTACCAGGGAGGAAGCCAAAGAGGTGCGGAATTTTATCGAAAAAAGGGGGTACAAATCTGTCCTATTGGTAACCTCCAAATACCACTCCAGACGCGCCCATCTCATCTTCAAGGATACCTTAAAGGAAAAGGCCAAGGTCATCAGTGTTCCCTCTCCTTATGACTCTTATAATCCTGAAGGTTGGTGGAAGAGGGAGAAGGATTGGAAAAGGGTGATATTGGAGTATCAAAAACTCCTTTTGTATTATTGGCGAAAGGTCTTCTGA
- a CDS encoding sodium-translocating pyrophosphatase, translated as MVPGIFWVVLIGGGIGILFALVLTWYILRAEQGTAEMQDVNAMINEGAWAFFRRQYSTIGITAIIIAVVIGAILGLLSGETELEKLGISAFGLGWRTAIAFLAGSFCSSLSGFIGMLIAVKANVRCAAASHRGLNPAIQVALRGGAVSGFLIVSLSLLGVTAMFFAFGGVSHPEIAPHLIVGFGFGASMVALFAQLGGGIYTKAADMGADLAGKVEAGIPEDDPRNAAVIADLVGDNVGDCAGRGADLFESTAAENIGAMIIGVALYLTSIKAGVPAIIAVGWVLFPLIIRAFGIIGSLVGILVARSKSEEEDPMTALNRGYYVALALCGIAMVFTCRFMFGYMCPTGWLWLMGAGLVGIIISVFVVYITQYYTESRFTPTRSIAEACRTGPATTIVTGMSVGFETIMPTAIVITLALLLSYWFGIKAGLDLPWWISGAYGSAVATMGMLMTCPFILAEDTFGPITDNANGINEFTHAGSEIRRVTDHLDATGNTTKALTKGYAMVSAGLAGFLLFQAYFDRVLLFQGREGEMFIVNLVRPEVFIGALLAIMMVFLFSSWSLRSVGKAASGIIDEVRRQIKSDPGIMEGTSRPDYSRAVDITTRAALKGMIAPGLLPVFLPVAIGIVFRFISGYDAPMAVGAFLMTGTIAAILVASFMNNGGGAWDNAKKYIEDGQLKDEEGKIISKGSAIHAAGVVGDTVGDPLKDTVGPSLHIVAKLIATVTLVLCPLWI; from the coding sequence ATGGTACCTGGAATCTTTTGGGTTGTTTTGATAGGGGGTGGTATTGGTATCCTTTTCGCTTTGGTCCTGACATGGTATATCCTTCGGGCTGAGCAAGGAACAGCAGAGATGCAAGACGTTAATGCCATGATTAACGAGGGCGCCTGGGCCTTTTTCAGACGCCAATATTCTACTATTGGCATAACTGCTATTATAATAGCAGTAGTAATTGGCGCTATCCTTGGCCTCCTAAGTGGCGAGACAGAATTGGAGAAGCTAGGAATATCTGCCTTTGGTCTAGGATGGAGAACAGCGATTGCCTTCCTTGCGGGCTCTTTCTGTTCCTCACTTTCCGGATTTATAGGGATGCTGATTGCAGTTAAGGCAAATGTGCGCTGTGCTGCTGCCTCTCATCGTGGTCTAAACCCAGCTATCCAGGTAGCATTACGTGGTGGAGCAGTCTCTGGCTTTCTTATTGTCTCTTTGAGTCTGCTAGGGGTAACCGCAATGTTCTTTGCCTTTGGAGGAGTCAGCCATCCTGAGATTGCCCCTCATCTTATTGTTGGTTTTGGTTTTGGAGCTAGTATGGTTGCCCTCTTTGCCCAGCTTGGTGGTGGTATCTATACAAAGGCTGCTGATATGGGGGCTGATCTTGCTGGTAAGGTTGAGGCTGGAATCCCTGAGGATGACCCTCGCAATGCGGCAGTGATTGCTGACCTGGTTGGTGATAATGTTGGTGACTGTGCCGGTCGTGGAGCAGATCTTTTTGAATCTACCGCAGCAGAAAACATAGGTGCTATGATAATTGGTGTGGCGTTGTATCTAACCTCAATAAAGGCAGGCGTCCCTGCAATTATTGCTGTTGGTTGGGTCCTTTTTCCCCTCATCATTCGTGCATTTGGCATCATTGGAAGCTTGGTAGGGATACTGGTTGCACGCAGTAAAAGCGAGGAGGAGGATCCGATGACTGCCCTCAACCGGGGCTATTACGTAGCCTTGGCCCTTTGTGGAATAGCAATGGTTTTTACATGTAGATTTATGTTCGGATACATGTGCCCAACTGGATGGTTATGGCTTATGGGAGCTGGACTTGTTGGTATAATAATTAGTGTATTCGTAGTCTATATTACCCAGTATTATACGGAGTCCAGATTCACCCCAACAAGATCAATCGCTGAAGCTTGCCGTACCGGCCCAGCAACTACAATTGTAACTGGGATGTCGGTGGGCTTTGAAACCATCATGCCTACTGCGATTGTTATTACCCTTGCTCTTCTCCTCTCTTACTGGTTTGGCATAAAGGCGGGATTAGATCTCCCTTGGTGGATAAGTGGCGCTTATGGCTCGGCAGTAGCTACCATGGGTATGTTGATGACCTGTCCATTTATTCTGGCAGAGGATACATTTGGTCCTATAACTGATAATGCCAATGGAATCAATGAGTTTACCCATGCAGGATCTGAGATAAGAAGGGTTACTGACCATCTTGATGCTACCGGTAATACTACTAAGGCCTTAACAAAGGGATATGCTATGGTTTCCGCAGGGTTGGCTGGTTTTCTCCTATTTCAGGCCTATTTTGACAGGGTTTTGCTCTTCCAGGGTAGAGAAGGAGAGATGTTCATTGTAAATCTTGTTCGCCCTGAGGTTTTTATTGGCGCTCTTTTAGCCATCATGATGGTCTTCCTTTTTAGTTCCTGGTCACTTAGGTCAGTAGGAAAAGCAGCAAGTGGGATTATCGATGAGGTGAGGCGTCAGATTAAATCTGATCCTGGAATTATGGAAGGAACCTCCAGGCCTGATTATAGTAGGGCAGTGGACATCACTACACGGGCAGCATTAAAGGGGATGATTGCTCCTGGATTGCTCCCTGTGTTTCTTCCGGTAGCTATCGGGATCGTCTTTAGATTCATATCCGGCTATGATGCACCGATGGCAGTGGGGGCGTTTCTTATGACAGGAACTATTGCTGCTATCCTTGTGGCTTCCTTTATGAACAATGGTGGTGGTGCCTGGGATAATGCCAAGAAATATATTGAGGATGGACAACTCAAAGACGAGGAAGGTAAGATTATCAGTAAGGGTTCAGCTATCCATGCGGCAGGTGTAGTTGGTGATACTGTAGGTGATCCACTTAAAGACACTGTGGGGCCATCACTACATATTGTAGCTAAGCTTATAGCTACTGTAACATTGGTGCTTTGTCCTTTGTGGATTTAG
- a CDS encoding aminoacyl-tRNA hydrolase codes for MFWLIVGLGNPGKRYELTRHNMGFLVLDRFAQKEGIIFKGERGGAQIGKGLVGQQDVVLAKPLTYMNRSGMAARKLIEVLGVSLDHLLVIHDDLDLTFGQIKIKKKGGYGGHKGVKSIMESLERDDFLRLKVGIGRPEEFEKKVEYVLAPFSDHQIPLLEESVERASEAIEAVLLYGAEKAMNMYN; via the coding sequence TTGTTCTGGCTTATTGTAGGTTTGGGGAATCCGGGCAAAAGATATGAGTTGACCAGACATAATATGGGCTTTTTGGTATTGGATCGATTTGCCCAAAAGGAGGGGATAATTTTTAAAGGGGAGAGAGGAGGGGCTCAAATAGGGAAAGGCCTTGTGGGGCAGCAGGACGTTGTATTAGCGAAACCTTTGACTTACATGAACAGGAGTGGCATGGCGGCAAGGAAATTAATAGAAGTACTGGGGGTTTCCCTGGACCATCTCTTGGTGATACATGACGATTTAGATTTGACCTTTGGTCAGATAAAGATAAAGAAAAAAGGGGGGTATGGTGGGCACAAGGGGGTAAAATCGATAATGGAGAGTTTAGAAAGGGATGATTTTTTGAGGTTGAAGGTGGGAATTGGCAGGCCAGAAGAGTTTGAAAAAAAAGTAGAATATGTTCTTGCCCCTTTCTCTGATCACCAGATCCCCCTTTTGGAAGAAAGTGTGGAGAGGGCATCTGAAGCTATCGAGGCCGTTCTTTTATATGGGGCAGAAAAGGCCATGAATATGTATAACTAG
- a CDS encoding 50S ribosomal protein L25/general stress protein Ctc: protein MEEGVLVAQFRTGRGKEQARRLRRQGLIPAIVYGHRVAPIPIILNAQYLAKVLRGEAGDRTLINLTIEGLGDGPISKTVILKEKQIDPLKRTLLHVDLYSIAMDEEVYVDVPIHIVGKAAGVEKGGVLEQILREIEVKCLPTDIPPRIEVDISCLDIGDVFHVEDIKLEKVKILADPEQAVVTVAPPAVLEEAVAEEEIIEEEEKEEVEEKEEE, encoded by the coding sequence ATGGAAGAGGGGGTCTTAGTGGCTCAATTTAGAACGGGGAGGGGGAAAGAGCAGGCGCGGAGGCTGAGACGCCAAGGCTTAATCCCCGCCATAGTCTATGGACACCGTGTAGCACCCATCCCCATAATCTTGAACGCCCAGTATCTGGCCAAGGTCCTGCGGGGAGAAGCGGGAGACCGGACCCTGATCAATCTCACCATCGAAGGGCTGGGAGACGGTCCCATCAGCAAGACCGTGATTCTCAAAGAGAAACAGATAGACCCCTTAAAGAGGACGTTGCTGCATGTGGATCTATACAGTATTGCCATGGACGAAGAAGTCTACGTAGATGTCCCGATCCACATTGTGGGCAAGGCTGCGGGGGTGGAGAAAGGTGGTGTGCTGGAACAGATCCTCAGGGAAATTGAGGTGAAGTGCCTCCCCACAGACATCCCCCCCAGGATCGAGGTAGATATCTCCTGCCTCGATATCGGCGATGTCTTTCATGTAGAGGATATTAAATTAGAAAAGGTGAAAATACTGGCCGATCCTGAACAGGCCGTAGTAACTGTAGCGCCACCGGCGGTTCTAGAAGAGGCTGTGGCAGAAGAGGAGATAATTGAGGAGGAGGAAAAAGAGGAGGTTGAAGAAAAAGAAGAAGAATAG